The window TGAAAGATGGGTGCTTAGACATGTAGCGCATAATTTCTTTGTGACGGAAGAAGACATGCAATGGGCAATAGCCAAATGGAAAATTAAAGCAGAGAAAGCCAGTATAGCCAGTTTTGGTGTAACCCTTCAGCAGCCGCCATCAGGTGATGAAAAACATGGCTGCAGAAAATTCCTCGAAACTGCCCATGAGATTACCCCGGAAGAAAAAGTCTTTTTATTCAACGGCACACTGGATTATCTCCCAAATGTGGATGCCATTCGCATCATCATCTCTGAGTTGGTACCAAGATTGAGCAAATACCAAAACTTCCAGTATTGCATTCTAATATGCGGTAACAGACTGAGTGAGCCATGGCAACGTGTGCTGGATGAGTACGAGAATGTTGTCTACGCTGGATTTGTAGACGATATTGATATTTATTATGAAGGTGCAGACTGCTTTATCGTTCCCTCTTCCTTTGGTACCGGTATCAAAACAAAACTGATTGAGGCGCTTGCCAATAACCAGATGATCATCTCCACCCACAATGGCATCAAAGGATTAAAGACTGAGCATTATCTACACAAATTGATTGCTGT is drawn from Chitinophagales bacterium and contains these coding sequences:
- a CDS encoding glycosyltransferase family 4 protein, which gives rise to MQTISVLGIISYKVWPAQMGGQKCAAGFYEYLSNQCAVTVLVSRENQQKDIPLQHAESFLFNHWWGPLNIIWVPAILMLIKKRKITHIIIEHSYLGWLGWLLSKLSGRPLIVRSHNIESQRLRDRADVWWGLYAWYERWVLRHVAHNFFVTEEDMQWAIAKWKIKAEKASIASFGVTLQQPPSGDEKHGCRKFLETAHEITPEEKVFLFNGTLDYLPNVDAIRIIISELVPRLSKYQNFQYCILICGNRLSEPWQRVLDEYENVVYAGFVDDIDIYYEGADCFIVPSSFGTGIKTKLIEALANNQMIISTHNGIKGLKTEHYLHKLIAVPDYDWDAFAEAMVNLPEKSLLKTPETFYQTFHWERITRNALAQLVQL